Genomic window (Magnolia sinica isolate HGM2019 chromosome 10, MsV1, whole genome shotgun sequence):
AAGGGCAGAAAACCTTGTGAGCAATAGAGAAACGGCAATGATTGGTaggaaaagtgggtcccacaatgatcaaTGGCCCCATCAGACCCATTCAGACGGACCAGATCACGTTGATAGGCCGTAGACAGAAAGCCGCCATTTTCGGCCATGTCATCTTCTCCGTTAAGCCGAGTAACCCACTGGGATCCAGAATGcttttctagtgggccacaatgaGTGGAATCCATCCCTCGTAATCGATTTCCCCCATGCAACCAAAGAAAAGGTGTGGGGACGTGTACACGATCACTTATATCGGCGATTGGATGAAGGGTTCGAGCGTGCTCCATGGCTATAAAAGGAAGGTGTTCGCCTCGAGATTCCCACCAGGTAATCAaggagaaaaagagggagagaaaataaggaagagggagagagaaaagatcAGTGTCGCACTTACGTGTTAGCTCGACTCGGGCCGAACCATGGCAGACTCAGTGACTCTGGTCCCAGAAAtccaagagagagggaaaaagagagtgagagagggaacCTGTGAATCGACTCCCCAGgcccctagggagagttgtaaggtgCAACTCATCACGGGACTCGTTTCAGCGAGTTTTGAGCACTGAGCTATTGTTACCAGGTAAGGATCATAGGACTCAGTTTGAAAATAACTTACTAGCTAACATGTGATCCTAACAATTGGAATCAACGTTCGCAGGTTCCAACTCACTGCAGCAGCCATGCAAGgctttgagtcaactcaacaagcACCTGAAACAATCCAGGTAATGCCCAAACCACCACTCCGTTGATTGAATGGATTCACTGACTGGACCAGCTACAACGGCTGGAACCGTCGTTCTCTAGGCCAGGGCAGTTAGCCTAAAATCATTTTCTGGATCGACTAGTCTCACTCTCGACCATGGCAGCCGAGTCAGACCCTCGCTCACCCACAGTAATGTGTTGGGCTGACTTGACTCACCCATGTAGGACCTAGTTTGGGACCCCCGTGTCCCTGATCGAAGTCTGAACCGAAACCCATCCCATCTACTACCACTGGTCACCCAAGCCAACCCAAACTCGAACTCATCAAGTCATTTGGTGGGTGGCTCGGTTTAGGACGATGCAATGGCATATCTTTCATCTCGCACCAACTTGAGGAGAATCCATCCAGCAACCCGACTCGGCTCCTAGTCGTTCGCAGCCATAAGCCAATGGGCCAAGTTGCAACGCAGGTTCGAGTCCGTCGAGTGGCCCACTGTCGAGTTGAGTTGGTGAAGCAGTCAACTCAAAGAACTATGTGAACCAGCCACTGGTTCAGATTGTTGTCCGTTCAAGACCACCCACCTTGACAACCTCATGTCACCAACATTGGATGAATGACTTAAAAGAGTGTTCGTAACTTCCAACTCTCAAGCGTTGCAAACTCGGCAACTCACTGAGTTCAGCTTGTCTTAGAGATGAACCAACTGGACCGTACATATCTCTACTGCACAAGGCCTGATCTCCTGGTTGGGACGTTGGCCCACCAGTTTGTTGCTTCAACCGAGTTCAACCAGATTCAATAACTTGGGCCAAGTCATCTCGGGTCTGCTCGGTCATGTCCCTCTTAACCAGATTTGTAAATCATCAAGGCTTGGGATCATGCCATCATTTAAACCATCAAATGATTGGCCAAGCAGCTTATACTCCCAAATCTTGTAGTTAAGTCTCACTCCAATTTGGAGTAGAAGATTGTCAATCATCCCTGGGACATATAACTATAGACTAATGGTAATTATTAGCCAGGGATAAAATAATTCTCTAACCCTTAAAAGGAATCAATTGATACCTAAGCCTGATTAGCCGTAAACTTATTTAAATGATAGGTGACCAAACTTGCCTAAACTCTAAGTAGCTTGGAAGTCGgaaacatgaaacaaataccttttttctctttgtttgttatttatttatttatttattatttattatttatttttatgtcatttagaaggtgtttgaaaaaatacctataaaaccattgcatctgtttgtaaaacagtgagattttgaagttgcagttaagatgtttgtggaaatgcctcaatggcgaactcggctcaatcttagctcgaactcggcctgagctgctgaccgaactgggctgagctagccagtcaggctcaaggaccgagctgaaccgagttcaagctgaggtcagccactattcaaactcggctcgactcaatgtacacccctagttatcATGCATCTATTTTGTACAATTTCCGACCATGATGGGCAATCCATATCGTAGCTATGATGGGCCATATTTGACGGATAATTagctaaatttatttttatttttatttctttatctgcCGATCCTCTATGTTATTTTGGACCCTTCTTGGGTTGTTTGGGTCTATTTATTTTCAGGCTACCAATCAAAGAGTCAAAATAAATTGATACATGATCTTCCGTGGTCAGCTACCCATCAAATATGGTTTCCATCAGATATACGGCTGGAGTTCACGGACCATAGGCCCTATAAGTACAAATTactgtgtactgacatgggtgtgtactaacaagctaacccattaaaataaaataaaataaaaaggtgcAAATTACTGTAAAATACCCATTCACGTTCTAATGCACCGAGACCTTATAATTGCTCATGATGACCGAAGTAGTCATCCAACGACCAAGATCCTCTGGCTGATATCTAACAGCATCCTATCTGATTGAAGAGGAGATAAAGTAGGTATTTCAAAATGGGAAGATGTACACGCACCTTGGAGGAGAGTTAGGAAGTAAGTGCTCCTTGATTCTACCATAAGAGACCACGACCCAAGCAACGCTACAAGGACTGGAGTGCGAGCACGGAGAACCCTCTGAAATAACTTTCTCCATCTTCTGAACAATTTTTTTCTAGAGGCATACACGAGTTGATAACTTTCTCCATTTTCTGAACAATTTTTTCTAGAGGTGTACAAgagtcgagccaagccgagctttgcccagctcgtgctcagcTTAGCTCGACCTTCGAGCTTGGAATAGCAGCTCGTACTCAGCTCGACTGAGTTCAAGCagagatcgagccgagttcgattggactgacagagagggaggaagacGGGCTGTGCGTCGGTGCGGCCGtgcgggtaagggaggatgaggaagagagtagagagagagagagagagagagagagagagagagagagagagagagagcagcttcGTTGACCGGACTGATAGAGAGGGAAGAAGATGACCATGCGTCGGTGCGGCCGGGCGAgtaagggaggatgagggagagtcAAAGAgtgcagagagagagaaagagaggagctTTGCCGGCCAAACTaacagagagggaggaagagagggttaGGGTCTAGGGTTCATGCGGGAGCCGGTCGGGATGTTTTTTGAAAAGGGGTggggtaggatttttttttttttttttttttttttttttttttttttttttttttttttttttcgagcaGAGTTCGAGCAGtatttgagtcaagtcgagtcaagctagggcAAGATCGAACTCTgctcgagctccaaaaatcagctcgactcggttcgaactcagtatcgatttgagtcgagtcgagcgagctaccgagctaactctgatcatgtacagctctaatttTTTCAATGTTCTTCATTCTCGAATCTCATATCTCACCATGCGTTCTTACATACAAATAAAGAGATACATCTCACATCACCATCCTTACACAGCCCAACATGACTCTCGGTAAGAGATTGACCATTTCAGGTGCCAATTCACCcaaaaatccaggccatccacttAGCACTTACTCATGCCTGGGTGGTAGAttcacaggagtttcaacacaaggttggctggtgtaccacacaccaccaacctggctGTTTGGGTAGGTGTCGTGCGAAGGCGAGTGCTAACCCTCGACCTCCAAGTTGTAAagacagttcaaaggagatcaaaattatatgGGCCTCCCaatcatgtatttattatatccacactgttaatccattttgtgagatcattttatatcttAATGCTAAAAATGattaatatccaaatctcaataggaccacactacaaatagcagtgggacaatgattctcaccgttaaagcATTTTTACGTCCCGTCatattatttattttccatccaacctattcgaaaggtcaaacagacccggatgaagaggaaaaacaaatatcatattgatccaaaatttctgtgacgtggaaaagagtttcaatggtagacatttaatccccgGCTGCTTTTtctagtgtggttcacctgatctttggatctgtttaatttttcaGCTTAAGCCTCAGGACAAGCTACCCAAATTGACGGATAGTTTATATGTCATATATActtcatgatgagacccacagaacttggtgacgtcaacacaccagccagatcggtggtgtgcgtgttacaccagccaatccgttaaCGCCCACCGTTCAATCCTCCCACTGAAACTAGTTGCATGGGTAACTTACATATTACCGCAGCACTACACCCCTACGAATCGATGCCATGAccctagtgttgaaacgaggtatctaccACTCAGTCGACCGAAACAAGTTGCATGGGTAACTTATATATAACCGCAGCACTAaagatgaaaaaaattaaaaaaaggtaaATAAATCCCTTACCTATTATTTTGTGGGTCAATGAACCAAAGAGTTTGATCATCCTAACAAATTTCGACGAAATTGGGATCATTGACTGACCTTGGTAGGATTGAGTTTGTACTGAATTGGGTGGTCCAGCAAACTACTACATTTATCCTTTTGATAGTCCAGAGGACTACCCGATACATTACACTCTCACTCCACGAACCTCGATGATTTAACACACCCCAACCCGTTCTCTCCCTTTGTTCTCTCTCTTACTTTCGTCTATCTTTTTGTTGTGCCGCACTCATCACCGTTCGATACTCTAACCCAAGATCCATCCCATCCGTATATCTTTCCCATCTTGCTGATTCAGATCTCGGTAGGTGAGGTTCCTTAGATTGCACCTTAGACGTTCGGGATTCCACAAGCTCGATGGAGAATCGGAGCTTCCGACAGGCGATGAGCTTCGGCATACCGGATCTGGCTCTCGAGTGCGTGATGGCGTACATCGACGATCCCCACGACCGCGACGCAGTTTCTCTGGTGTGCCGGAAGTGGTACAACATCGACTCCCTGACGCGGAAGCACATCACAATCGCTCTCTGCTACACAACTACACCCGCCCGCCTGCGGATGCGGTTCCCGCACCTCGAATCATTGAAATTGAAAGGGAAGCCACGGGCCGCAATGTTCAATTTCGGCATCGTTGCTGAGGATTGGGGAGGGTATGTCGGGCCCTGGATCAATGAGATCTCAGAAGCTTTCAATTGCCTCAAATCACTCGATTTCAGGCGGATGATCGTGCGGGATGCTGATCTCAGTCTGCTGGTCCGTTCACATGGGCATATGCTGCAGGAACTTAAGCTGGATACGTGTTCTGGGTTCTCGACGGACGGATTATTGCAGGTCACCCGATCTTGCAGATGCCTAAGAACTTTGTTTTTGGCAGACCGCTCCATTATTGAGAAAGATGGTGATTGGCTCCACGAACTTGCTGTAAACAACAGAGTCCTGGAGAATTTGAATTTTCATATGACAGAGCTCAAATTCATTAACATCACAGACCTTGAACTGATAGCCAAGAGCTGTAATTCTTTACTTTCTTTGAAAATCAGTGATTGTGAAATCTTCGATCTAGCTGGTTTTTTTCGTGAAGCATCAAATTTAGAAGAATTTGTTGGAGGTTCATTCAACAACAATGAGGCAGTAGGAGATATAAGCGACAAGTATTCGAGTATGTCATTTCCTCCAAACATACGTTGTGTGGGTCTAAACTACATGGGGAAGAATGAAATGCCTATGTTGTTTCCACGTGCGGCTTTAATTAAGAAGCTGGACCTTCAATATACATTGCTTGATACAGATGATCATTGCCAGATGATTCAACGATGCCCTAATTTGGAAGTTCTTGAAGTGAGGAATGCGATTGGAGACCGCGGATTAGAAATTGTTGCTCACTACTGTAATAAGCTTCGGAGGCTTAGGATTGAGAATGGGGAGGATGAAGAAGAGAATGGGGAGGATGAAGAAGGTGTGGTGTCGCAAAGGGGAATAGCTGCAGTTGCACAAGGCTGTCTGGAGCTGGAATACCTCGCTGTCTATGTATCCGATATCACGAATGCTGCCTTGGAATGTTTTGGCAGTTTCAGTAAAAATCTCACTGATTTTCGATTGGTGTTGCTGGAGAAGGAAGGAATAATATCGGAGCTACCACTCGATAATGGGGTCCGTGCTCTGCTAATGGGTTGCCAGAAGCTTAGGAGGTTCGCCGTCTGTCTACCACAAGGGGGTCTGACAGACGTTGGTCTTGGTTATATCGGCAAGTACGGCAACAACATCAGGTGGTTGCTGTTGTATTCTGTGGGAGATTCTGACGCTGGGCTCCTGGAATTATCGAAGGGATGTCCAAAGCTGAAGAAGCTCGAGATGAGTAGCTGTT
Coding sequences:
- the LOC131257827 gene encoding coronatine-insensitive protein 1-like, translated to MENRSFRQAMSFGIPDLALECVMAYIDDPHDRDAVSLVCRKWYNIDSLTRKHITIALCYTTTPARLRMRFPHLESLKLKGKPRAAMFNFGIVAEDWGGYVGPWINEISEAFNCLKSLDFRRMIVRDADLSLLVRSHGHMLQELKLDTCSGFSTDGLLQVTRSCRCLRTLFLADRSIIEKDGDWLHELAVNNRVLENLNFHMTELKFINITDLELIAKSCNSLLSLKISDCEIFDLAGFFREASNLEEFVGGSFNNNEAVGDISDKYSSMSFPPNIRCVGLNYMGKNEMPMLFPRAALIKKLDLQYTLLDTDDHCQMIQRCPNLEVLEVRNAIGDRGLEIVAHYCNKLRRLRIENGEDEEENGEDEEGVVSQRGIAAVAQGCLELEYLAVYVSDITNAALECFGSFSKNLTDFRLVLLEKEGIISELPLDNGVRALLMGCQKLRRFAVCLPQGGLTDVGLGYIGKYGNNIRWLLLYSVGDSDAGLLELSKGCPKLKKLEMSSCWFSERALALAVMQLKSLRYIWANGYRASKTGGDLLAMSRPYWNIELIRQEEWGRLAEQPAQLLAFESGFLAYHSLAGRRTDYPETVVPLYPSFLDV